In Desulfovibrio sp. JC010, the following proteins share a genomic window:
- a CDS encoding HD domain-containing phosphohydrolase: MPNKTTKTLKHIFSIKNLLLALLVIALVGGAYETLTYLWKTKKENIHTDLKQYQQAVVENESELLSSQLVNYVMRGKEMARSRIFRIAIDGLNAPDKEEVAKAQEDLKNFIKVCGFSAGLLFDPDGKIFASTEGPEEILVLDYKEAVQSTLHSRTPMFSPLRGKNNGLVTDLFIPVYDAYATSTSEPPSRILMLEVPMTSILKAFLGSERTFKYKSTIHLIQQNGKTTEETVLSYPDNLKLQAMKVSFDGVSEVLFGERTALSTAGTVYSSAQFIPVVNWWVMIETDTAVTNRLFTVYQQESIIYATLTLAAMVFFILTIRFIASTRKYHRKSSRLEEKIPVLQNELSLLRIVNNALPEPVSLKKSDNGAFLHVNKSFTDFTGLKKTEALNLTDNQVFDHNEAEALSHGDEMVSMSNSAYSEELTLSRGASTSTLQVTFVPCSVEEDGDSILTVYRDVTSEKNIAERGIEVRQQIINALIRAVESVPFLDGHTSLMRKLALEIAETLLLSDADCATVEAAAILSQVGKTFVPREIMEKEGKLTPEEIKETQRYIEHTCKIMEGVEFDLPIIQTIWQMQETLDGTGYPNGLKGKSISTLARILGVTNTFSALVQKRSYRKAKTARQAVDILQSMADKKYDSTVIEALGAVIDTQAGKAILQESQVEF; the protein is encoded by the coding sequence ATGCCGAATAAAACAACTAAAACATTGAAACACATATTCTCCATAAAAAATCTGCTGCTTGCCCTGCTGGTAATCGCGCTGGTCGGCGGTGCCTACGAAACGCTGACCTATCTCTGGAAAACCAAAAAAGAAAACATCCATACAGACCTTAAGCAATACCAGCAGGCGGTTGTGGAGAATGAATCCGAACTGCTTTCTTCCCAGCTGGTAAATTACGTTATGCGCGGAAAAGAAATGGCCCGCTCAAGGATTTTCAGAATCGCCATAGACGGCCTTAACGCACCGGACAAAGAAGAGGTTGCCAAGGCACAGGAAGACCTGAAAAACTTTATAAAGGTCTGCGGTTTCTCGGCCGGGCTCCTTTTTGATCCGGACGGAAAAATATTTGCATCCACCGAAGGACCTGAAGAAATTCTTGTTCTTGATTATAAAGAAGCTGTCCAAAGCACCCTGCACAGCCGCACACCTATGTTTTCACCGCTGCGCGGCAAAAACAACGGACTGGTGACCGACCTGTTCATTCCGGTTTATGATGCCTACGCCACCAGCACATCCGAACCTCCGTCCCGCATACTGATGCTTGAAGTGCCCATGACTTCCATTCTGAAAGCATTTTTAGGATCGGAAAGGACTTTCAAATACAAAAGCACCATCCACCTGATCCAGCAGAACGGAAAGACCACTGAAGAAACCGTACTCAGCTACCCGGACAACCTGAAACTTCAGGCCATGAAGGTATCATTCGACGGGGTCAGCGAAGTCCTTTTCGGTGAAAGAACCGCCCTTTCCACGGCCGGAACGGTATACTCTTCAGCCCAGTTCATCCCCGTGGTTAACTGGTGGGTTATGATTGAAACCGACACCGCTGTCACCAACAGGCTTTTCACGGTCTACCAGCAGGAATCCATTATTTACGCAACTTTGACCCTTGCGGCCATGGTCTTCTTCATCCTGACCATCCGCTTTATTGCTTCCACCCGGAAATACCACCGCAAAAGTTCAAGGCTGGAAGAAAAAATCCCTGTTCTGCAAAATGAACTTTCCCTGCTGCGCATTGTAAACAATGCCCTGCCGGAACCGGTCAGCCTGAAAAAAAGTGACAACGGTGCTTTCCTGCACGTCAACAAATCCTTTACGGACTTTACCGGACTGAAAAAGACCGAGGCCCTGAATCTCACCGACAATCAGGTTTTCGACCACAATGAAGCCGAAGCCCTTTCACACGGCGATGAAATGGTCAGCATGTCCAACTCTGCCTACAGCGAAGAGCTTACCCTGTCCCGCGGCGCATCAACCTCCACCCTGCAGGTTACTTTTGTTCCCTGTTCCGTTGAAGAGGACGGTGACTCGATCCTCACCGTCTACCGCGATGTAACATCAGAAAAAAACATCGCAGAACGGGGCATTGAAGTCCGTCAGCAGATCATCAACGCACTTATCAGGGCTGTGGAAAGCGTACCGTTTCTGGACGGGCACACTTCACTCATGCGTAAGCTGGCCCTTGAAATAGCTGAAACCCTGCTGCTCAGTGATGCCGACTGCGCCACAGTGGAAGCGGCAGCCATTCTTTCACAGGTGGGCAAGACCTTTGTTCCCCGCGAAATCATGGAAAAAGAAGGCAAGCTGACCCCGGAAGAAATCAAGGAAACCCAACGATACATCGAACACACCTGCAAAATCATGGAAGGCGTGGAATTCGACCTGCCCATCATCCAGACCATCTGGCAAATGCAGGAAACCCTAGACGGCACGGGCTATCCCAACGGCCTTAAAGGAAAGAGCATTTCCACGCTGGCAAGAATTCTCGGCGTAACCAACACATTCAGCGCGCTGGTCCAGAAACGTTCCTACAGAAAGGCTAAAACCGCCCGTCAGGCTGTGGATATCCTGCAAAGCATGGCTGATAAAAAATACGACAGCACTGTAATTGAAGCTCTCGGTGCGGTTATTGATACGCAGGCCGGTAAAGCTATTCTGCAGGAAAGCCAGGTTGAATTTTAA